One window from the genome of Prosthecobacter sp. SYSU 5D2 encodes:
- a CDS encoding polysaccharide lyase 6 family protein — MRLFIAALFLPLLSHARVMPVADADALAKAVKAAMPGDTILLREGEWADTLVKFRAQGTKEAPITLRAAVPGKTIFTGASGLRIGGENLVVEGLWFQNPDPAVGDTIEFRIDSKNLARHCRLTGCVITLTPDLASKDEKESHWVGIYGADNRLDHCLIQGKASKGTTLVVWLGGENVGRHTIEQNYFGPREKLGKNGGETIRVGDSKNSMQTASCIIRQNLFEKCNGEAECISNKSCGNLYQENSFLEVSGTLTLRHGNACIVEKNGFFGNQAKGTGGIRIIGEDHIVRDNYLENLAGDEVRCAITFMMGLPDSPLHGYFQVKRARVEGNSIVDCKHPFLIALEGDKVPGKPSLPPVDCLITGNQVSATKSIIVDARGDLAGIRWQDNHFYGKEPGVPVTEGLGWGKEPAIEKRQPLARSKVGPAWWQ, encoded by the coding sequence ATGCGTTTATTCATTGCCGCCCTTTTTCTGCCCCTTTTATCCCATGCCCGTGTGATGCCTGTCGCGGATGCGGATGCGCTGGCCAAAGCTGTCAAGGCCGCGATGCCGGGGGATACGATCCTGCTCCGCGAAGGCGAATGGGCGGATACATTGGTGAAGTTTAGGGCGCAGGGGACGAAGGAGGCACCCATTACACTGCGGGCAGCCGTGCCGGGGAAGACCATCTTCACGGGAGCTTCAGGACTGCGCATCGGCGGGGAGAATCTGGTCGTAGAGGGACTGTGGTTTCAAAACCCTGATCCGGCTGTGGGAGATACCATTGAGTTTCGCATCGATTCCAAAAACCTCGCCCGGCATTGCCGGCTGACCGGTTGCGTGATCACGCTGACACCCGACCTGGCCAGCAAGGATGAAAAGGAATCTCACTGGGTGGGCATTTACGGCGCGGACAACAGGCTGGACCACTGCCTCATTCAGGGAAAGGCATCCAAAGGGACGACTCTTGTCGTGTGGCTAGGCGGTGAAAATGTGGGCCGGCACACCATTGAGCAGAATTACTTTGGCCCCCGCGAAAAACTGGGCAAAAACGGCGGCGAAACCATTCGTGTGGGGGACAGCAAGAACTCCATGCAGACAGCGTCCTGCATCATCCGTCAAAACCTCTTCGAAAAATGCAACGGCGAGGCCGAGTGCATCTCCAACAAGTCCTGCGGCAATCTGTATCAGGAGAACTCTTTCCTCGAAGTGAGCGGCACGCTGACGCTCCGCCATGGCAACGCCTGCATCGTGGAAAAGAACGGCTTTTTTGGTAACCAGGCCAAAGGCACCGGCGGCATCCGCATCATTGGCGAGGACCACATCGTACGCGACAACTACCTGGAAAACCTGGCTGGCGACGAGGTGCGCTGCGCCATCACCTTCATGATGGGCCTGCCGGATTCCCCGCTTCATGGCTACTTCCAGGTGAAGCGTGCCCGCGTGGAAGGCAACAGCATCGTGGACTGTAAGCATCCCTTCCTGATCGCCCTGGAAGGCGACAAAGTGCCCGGTAAACCGTCACTGCCTCCCGTGGACTGCCTGATCACCGGGAACCAAGTGAGCGCCACGAAGTCCATCATTGTGGATGCCCGTGGTGATCTGGCAGGAATCCGCTGGCAGGATAACCACTTCTACGGAAAAGAGCCGGGCGTGCCGGTTACTGAGGGCCTCGGATGGGGCAAAGAGCCAGCCATTGAAAAAAGGCAGCCCCTGGCCCGCAGCAAAGTGGGACCGGCCTGGTGGCAGTGA
- a CDS encoding EF-hand domain-containing protein: protein MKSHKTTVYILSLLAVGTTLGLAQEGERKGPPGGGNRLAEFLKRADANSDGKISKEEYGSIARGGGDERFAAMDANSDGYVDEAEIKAVAEKMGDRMRGRGEGKGGGRKGDEGGFRRPPEGDAPKPEGDRPMPPEGGRRPEGGPPRGPGGPGGPPMMDEVFGRMDKNSDGIVSKEEYIKFSKQEIETRFGRMDFNSDGNLSKEEMKEGMERMRNAMRGPGGPGGPGGPGRGPGGPGGPDGAPRRGGPEGGEGGFRRPPSQDGEKSSPRPEFEKEAEAPKKEEA from the coding sequence ATGAAATCACACAAAACAACAGTTTATATTTTAAGCCTGCTGGCAGTAGGCACCACCCTGGGCCTGGCCCAGGAAGGGGAGCGCAAAGGCCCGCCAGGAGGCGGCAACCGCCTGGCAGAGTTCCTCAAGCGGGCCGATGCAAACAGCGACGGCAAAATTAGCAAAGAGGAATATGGCAGCATCGCCCGCGGAGGTGGTGACGAGCGCTTCGCCGCCATGGATGCCAACAGCGACGGTTATGTGGACGAGGCCGAAATCAAAGCCGTGGCCGAAAAAATGGGCGACCGGATGCGTGGACGTGGCGAAGGCAAAGGGGGGGGCCGCAAAGGAGATGAGGGCGGATTTCGTCGTCCGCCCGAAGGAGATGCCCCCAAACCGGAGGGTGACCGGCCCATGCCGCCCGAAGGTGGACGCCGTCCTGAAGGCGGACCCCCACGCGGTCCTGGAGGTCCTGGCGGCCCGCCCATGATGGATGAAGTCTTTGGCCGAATGGACAAAAACAGCGACGGCATTGTAAGCAAGGAAGAATACATCAAATTCTCCAAACAGGAGATCGAAACACGCTTCGGCCGCATGGATTTCAATTCTGACGGCAATCTGTCCAAAGAAGAAATGAAAGAGGGCATGGAGCGGATGCGCAACGCCATGCGTGGCCCAGGCGGACCCGGAGGTCCTGGCGGTCCAGGCCGTGGACCTGGCGGACCCGGTGGGCCCGATGGAGCCCCACGCCGTGGCGGACCTGAAGGGGGCGAAGGCGGCTTCCGCCGCCCGCCATCCCAGGACGGTGAAAAGAGCAGTCCGCGTCCGGAATTCGAAAAAGAAGCCGAAGCTCCGAAAAAGGAAGAGGCCTGA
- the xseA gene encoding exodeoxyribonuclease VII large subunit has protein sequence MQPENVLSVTELTREIREVLQGHIGTVWVEGEISNHRLQSSGHQYFTLKDAGSQLSCVMFRGAARSGIRLGDGAQVQVQGEVSVYEPRGQYQMVVKQVQMKGKGGLQAQFEALKRKLYEEGLFDPSEKQPIPKYPRVVALITSPTGAAIQDMLNILTRRAPWIHVLVFPVRVQGQGVERETIRALEILNDAEAHGLPVPDTIVIGRGGGSIEDLWAYNEESLARAVYASRIPVISAVGHEIDFTIADFVADLRAPTPSAAAELLAPDAAELKRHFESLSRRLNGQLSVRLDQYEQTLDFIRRGALKSEPERQLQAAEQTVDDLEYRLKDAVREHLQALADQVAERQQTVTSHHPQVMLTEVTHRLENQAQQLKQLLLHRLERMEDDVSSKVKLLRNLGPESVLARGFSYTTDAHGKVITQEDEVAPGQTLVTRLRQGQVKSTVQ, from the coding sequence ATGCAGCCTGAGAATGTACTCTCCGTCACCGAACTCACCCGCGAAATTCGCGAGGTGCTGCAAGGCCACATCGGCACGGTGTGGGTGGAAGGGGAGATCAGCAACCATCGTCTGCAAAGCAGCGGGCACCAGTATTTCACCCTTAAGGATGCAGGCTCACAGCTCTCTTGCGTGATGTTTCGCGGAGCAGCCCGCAGTGGCATCCGGCTGGGCGACGGTGCCCAGGTTCAGGTGCAGGGGGAGGTATCGGTCTATGAACCGCGCGGGCAGTACCAGATGGTGGTGAAGCAGGTGCAGATGAAAGGAAAGGGCGGCCTGCAGGCGCAGTTTGAGGCACTGAAGCGCAAGCTTTATGAGGAGGGGCTTTTCGACCCTTCCGAAAAGCAGCCCATTCCCAAATATCCGCGCGTGGTGGCGCTGATCACCTCACCCACCGGCGCGGCCATCCAGGACATGCTGAACATCCTCACCCGCCGGGCACCTTGGATTCATGTGCTGGTGTTTCCCGTCAGGGTGCAGGGGCAGGGGGTGGAGCGGGAAACCATCCGCGCACTGGAAATACTGAATGATGCCGAAGCGCATGGACTGCCAGTGCCGGATACCATTGTCATCGGGCGTGGCGGCGGCAGCATTGAAGATCTGTGGGCATACAACGAAGAGTCGCTTGCCCGCGCCGTGTATGCCTCGCGGATTCCGGTCATATCTGCGGTGGGCCACGAGATTGACTTTACCATTGCCGACTTTGTGGCGGATCTGAGGGCACCGACACCGAGTGCGGCCGCAGAGCTGCTGGCACCGGATGCGGCCGAGCTGAAACGGCATTTTGAATCGCTCTCCCGCCGCCTCAACGGCCAGCTCAGTGTGCGGCTGGACCAGTATGAGCAGACGCTGGATTTCATACGGCGCGGGGCTTTAAAATCTGAACCCGAGCGCCAGTTGCAGGCTGCGGAACAGACCGTGGATGACCTGGAATACCGTCTCAAAGACGCGGTCCGTGAGCATCTCCAGGCGCTGGCCGACCAAGTCGCAGAGCGGCAGCAGACCGTCACCAGCCATCATCCGCAAGTGATGCTGACCGAGGTCACGCACCGGCTGGAAAACCAGGCGCAGCAGTTGAAGCAGCTTCTCTTGCACCGGCTGGAAAGGATGGAGGACGATGTCTCCTCCAAGGTGAAGCTGCTCAGAAATCTGGGGCCTGAATCCGTGCTCGCGCGCGGGTTCTCCTACACCACGGATGCCCATGGAAAAGTCATCACCCAGGAGGATGAAGTGGCACCTGGCCAGACTCTGGTGACGAGGTTGCGACAAGGGCAGGTCAAAAGTACTGTGCAGTAA